From Vicugna pacos chromosome 6, VicPac4, whole genome shotgun sequence, a single genomic window includes:
- the ZFYVE21 gene encoding zinc finger FYVE domain-containing protein 21 isoform X2: MSSEVAARRDSKKLVRSPSGLRMVPEHRAFGSPFGLEEPQWVPDKECPRCMQCDTKFDFLTRKHHCRRCGKCFCDKCCSQKVPLRRMCFVDPVRQCAQCALVSHKEAEFYDRQLKVLLSGATFLVTFGNSEKSETMVCRLSSNQRYLLLDGDSRREVEMAHVSTVQMLTEGFPPGGGNARATGMSLHYRTPGAEGVTQLKLTAGEDANGSRRQATAWLAAMHKAAKLLYESRDQ; the protein is encoded by the exons ATGTCTTCCGAGGTGGCAGCGCGCCGCGACTCGAAGAAGCTGGTGCGCTCCCCCAGCGGCCTGCGCATGGTGCCCGAACACCGCGCCTTCGGCAGCCCGTTCGGCCTGGAGGAGCCGCAATGGGTCCCGGACAAGGAG TGCCCAAGGTGCATGCAGTGTGACACCAAGTTTGACTTTCTCACCCGGAAG CACCACTGTCGCCGCTGTGGGAAGTGCTTCTGTGACAAGTGCTGCAGCCAGAAGGTGCCACTACGGCGCATGTGCTTCGTGGACCCCGTGCGGCAGTGCGCCCAGTGCGCCCTGGTGTCCCACAAGGAGGCCGAGTTTTACGACAGGCAGCTCAAGGTGCTCCTGAGTG GAGCCACCTTCCTTGTGACTTTTGGAAACTCAGAGAAATCAGAAACAATGGTTTGTCGTCTTTCCAGCAACCAGAG GTACTTGCTTCTGGACGGGGACAGCCGCCGCGAGGTGGAGATGGCGCACGTTTCCACCGTGCAGATGCTCACGGAAGGCTTCCCCCCTGGAG GAGGCAACGCGCGGGCCACGGGCATGTCCCTGCACTACAGAACCCCAGGGGCAGAGGGCGTGACGCAGCTGAAGCTGACTGCCGGTGAGGACGCAAATGGCAGCAGGAGGCAGGCGACAGCATGGTTGGCTGCCATGCACAAG GCCGCCAAGCTCCTCTACGAATCCCGGGACCAGTAA
- the ZFYVE21 gene encoding zinc finger FYVE domain-containing protein 21 isoform X1 produces the protein MSSEVAARRDSKKLVRSPSGLRMVPEHRAFGSPFGLEEPQWVPDKECPRCMQCDTKFDFLTRKHHCRRCGKCFCDKCCSQKVPLRRMCFVDPVRQCAQCALVSHKEAEFYDRQLKVLLSGATFLVTFGNSEKSETMVCRLSSNQRYLLLDGDSRREVEMAHVSTVQMLTEGFPPGEKDTHTHTSLPGSQPASEGGNARATGMSLHYRTPGAEGVTQLKLTAGEDANGSRRQATAWLAAMHKAAKLLYESRDQ, from the exons ATGTCTTCCGAGGTGGCAGCGCGCCGCGACTCGAAGAAGCTGGTGCGCTCCCCCAGCGGCCTGCGCATGGTGCCCGAACACCGCGCCTTCGGCAGCCCGTTCGGCCTGGAGGAGCCGCAATGGGTCCCGGACAAGGAG TGCCCAAGGTGCATGCAGTGTGACACCAAGTTTGACTTTCTCACCCGGAAG CACCACTGTCGCCGCTGTGGGAAGTGCTTCTGTGACAAGTGCTGCAGCCAGAAGGTGCCACTACGGCGCATGTGCTTCGTGGACCCCGTGCGGCAGTGCGCCCAGTGCGCCCTGGTGTCCCACAAGGAGGCCGAGTTTTACGACAGGCAGCTCAAGGTGCTCCTGAGTG GAGCCACCTTCCTTGTGACTTTTGGAAACTCAGAGAAATCAGAAACAATGGTTTGTCGTCTTTCCAGCAACCAGAG GTACTTGCTTCTGGACGGGGACAGCCGCCGCGAGGTGGAGATGGCGCACGTTTCCACCGTGCAGATGCTCACGGAAGGCTTCCCCCCTGGAG AAAAAGACACTCACACTCACACCAGCCTCCCGGGGAGCCAGCCCGCCTCTGAAG GAGGCAACGCGCGGGCCACGGGCATGTCCCTGCACTACAGAACCCCAGGGGCAGAGGGCGTGACGCAGCTGAAGCTGACTGCCGGTGAGGACGCAAATGGCAGCAGGAGGCAGGCGACAGCATGGTTGGCTGCCATGCACAAG GCCGCCAAGCTCCTCTACGAATCCCGGGACCAGTAA